DNA from Lagenorhynchus albirostris chromosome 3, mLagAlb1.1, whole genome shotgun sequence:
TGAGAGCTtggcaaatagcattattttcattactgttgtTATCACAGATTCTTACTTATTAGAATCTACCACTTATAATGAAATCGATACAATAAATCATACTGATGTTTTCTAGTGAAGTGGGTGTCAGCAAACTATCTAGCCTTTTATGGAAAAGTTTGCTGGGACTtgcgtggtggtccagtggttaagactctgcgtttccattgcagagggcatgggttcaatccctggtcagagaactaagatcccacatgccacgtttGTTGCTCTCTACAGCAGAGGTCTACAACCTCTGCTGTAGAGAGCTTTGGGGGGAAGGAAGTATAGCCACATACTTCACGCAGATCTTTTTTCAGTTGTCATCTCCTCAGACATGCCTTCTCAGATCCCCTCCCAACAAATACAGCCTCCCACTCTGAGTCCTATTACCTGCCTTATTTTTCTGCATAGAACCTATTGGTCTTGTCCCCAACGCTATCCCCAGGGTCAGTTACAACACGGATTTGTCTACTGAGTAATTGCATCCTGCTTATAAAGTATCATCTTTCACCCATCTGTGTTTGATCTGATCCCTGTCACAAGAGCTTTATATCCCTAATCCATTCTTTAATCCTTAAACTGGCCACATTCCTCTCTGCTTTACAAAGTAGCAACCACTTCTCTCCCCTGGTGAgagttatttatatacattttatccCTTCATCTTCCCTGCTGGTTGCCAAGtatctttcttcctctgccttcaaGATTTCACCAGCTGATTCCAAGTCATCAGAGCTGCACAGGGCAGTGGGGTAGCCACTAGCCCCATGTGGCTATTAAAATTGAACttaattaacattaaataaaaattaaaatcagttcTTTGGTCACAATGGCCACATTTCTAGTGCTCAGTAACCACATCGGGCAGCACAGGTAGAAAATATTTCCACCACTGCAGAAAATTCTATTGAAAGTGCTGCCCTAAGCTATGAGTTCTTGAGGTAAGAggagaaaatgaacatttattgaacactgactTTATGCCAGGATCTGGGAACCTTAGTATCCTTGTTTGGGGGTTACTTTTTACCATGGAAAATTTCAGACATATAGAAAAGTAGAGAGAAGTAATGTAAAGAACACTGAAACACCCATCACTCatcttcaacaattatcaatttgaccaaaaaaaaaaatttcttttcaggATGATTTGAAGGCAAATCCCAGACTTACGTCCCTTCACACACAAATACTTTGGTTCTCACTGGTAATtgacaaggactttaaaatatatataaccttCATGCCCACAATCTTTTCCAACAAAATCAGCAATAAttactcaatatcaaaaaatactCATATTCAAATTCCCCTATTGTTCCTAAGTTGTCTTCTTTATAGTTGTTTCTTCCAAAACCAAAGATCCAtttaaagtgttctttttttaaaaaataaatttatatattttatttatttacttttggctgtgttgggtcttcgttgctgcacgcaggctttctctaattgcggcgagcggggcctactcttcgttgcgatgctcgggcttctcattgcggtggcttctcttgttgcagagcacgggctctaggtgtgcgggcttcagtagttgtggcacacgggctcagtagttgtggctctagagcacaggctcagtagttgtggcgcacgggcttagttgctccgcggcatgtgagatcttcttggaccagggctgaaacccgtgtcccctgcattggcaggcggattctttaccactatgccaccagggaagtcccaagtgttCATTTCTTAGATCTCTTTTTTTCTATGACTGTTCCTCTTTGCCTTTTGATTAATGGCATTAGGAGAAAATAATGGGTCATTTGTCCTGAGGAATGTCTCACATTCTTCTCCATTTACCTGTTAGCTTTCTCATGGTGACATGAAGCACGTTCCTCTATTCACCATACTTGCTGTAAGAGCTAAAGGTTTGATTAGATTTACGtgcaatttttttcccctatgctcacttttttttttttttggtgctcaagttatgggattttttaaaatttttattttatttaatttttatacagcaggttcttattagttgtctattttatacatattagtatatatatgtcaatcccaattcatcccaccccactctttccctccttggtgtccatacttgcCCTCCTTggtgtttgttctctacatctgtgtctccatttctgccttgcaaacaggttcatctgtaccatttttctagattccacatatatgcgttaatatacaatacttatttttctctttctgatttacttcactctgtgtgacagtctctaggtccatccacatctctacaaatgacccaatttcgttcctttctatgaCTGAGTAATTTTTCCCCCTATGCtcacttttaaaaactaatattttgcgggacttccctggtggcccagtggttaagactctgtgctcccactgcagggggcacaggttcgattcctgttCCAGgacctaagatcctgcatgcagcatggcagcacagccaaaaaataaaaataaagtagtattttgCAATGCTACCTGTCCTAATACGAAATGAAAGACAGATAATTAAACAGACTTacacagataatttaaaaataataatatgaaaaaaataataatatgatgCTGAAATTGTAataggaaggagaaataaaacaaaagcaatttaCACAACAATCAACTATACTTGTTGGTATGTCAATGTCTGGGCATGTCTCACCAGGAGACATGATGAAGTTGTTCAGTGCCTTCACCTGCCATAGCATCATGGTGAATATGGCAGCCAGAAACTAATGCAGGGGGATGCACTGGCGACACAGATGCAGCAGCATAGATGTTGGTGACATCAATTTCCAAGATGGTGAACAACACTCGCCACTTCCATACAAAACAAAGTTCACAGTCCTTGCCTTTCTAGAGCCAAAATAATTAGTGTTTACGAGGAAGATAGTTGAGTTCTAGGTGCCAAGTATTGTAAACAGGTTTTTCAAGGACACAAATTTCTTGGAGGGACATTTGGAGGCTGGTGGCACAGTTCGTCACTATGAGTGCCAAGCCCCTCTTGTGGCAAGATTTCAACTTCCAAAATGTCCCCCTAGGGGGCGCCACCATTGAACGCCACCTCGGAAAAATCATATGTATTGAGTACTTTATAGCCGTCTGGTATGCGTGATttcatgtgattaaaaaaaaaatccaagtgaagaaaccaaggcacagagaggtttaaaGTCTTGCTTAATTCGCACACACCCCGGTGGACCAGTTTGGATTTGAACTGGGGACGTTAAGACGATAACCTTTCCTTAACCACGAGGTTATACCACCTCTAACCACCAGAAAAGGGCAGGTGGATCCTATCCTAATACAGGTTCAAAGTCAAAAAGCTCTATTTTCTATTCTAGACTTTGAGCACCTGGCTTCAGATCTCTGCCATTTACTGAAGATGTGAGAGCAAATTCCTGCCTCAGTTTTGCCCTTAAGAAAGGTGCATAATAGTACCTCCCTCGCAGGGTTAGTGTATAAAATTCCCCGTTAATCCACCCAAGATGCTCAATGAACAGTTACTGCTGCTCTGACGTTCTTAAAAACACTCAAGGAGatctctgtttcacagatgagaaaagtgaggacacagatgcccaaggtcacgcagccagTCCTGGGTTCAAACTTCAGAGTTTTTAACCCCCTCTAATGCTCCCTTAGGACATCCAGGGGTTGCCCAGATACCCCGTCCAGACTCCCCGGTAGGCTGCTTGGAAGAGGTGGAAGGACTCGTGCGGGAAGGTCCTGAGCTCCTGGACTTCAGTGTAGACGACGTGGCCGAGCAGCTGACCCTGATGGATGCGGTGAGGATCCCTGCTGGGCGCggccgggagggggcggggcgtagaggagggggaagggggagaggcccAGCTGAGCACAGATcctacccacccccaacccccgcgCGCAGGAGCTCTTCTCGCGCGTGCGGCCCTTCGAGTGCCTGGGCTCCGTGTGGTCGCAGCGGGACCGGCCGGGGGCCACAGGCACCGCCTCCACTGTGCGCGCCACTGTGACCCAGTTCAACACGGTGACCGGCTGCGTGCTGGGCTCGGTGCTCGGGTCGCCGGGCCTGGCCGCCCCGCAGAGGGCGCAGCGGCTGGAGAAGTGGATCCGCATCGCGCAGGTGCCTGTCGGGTGGTGGGTGGAAGGGGGCATGGGGCACCGAGGCCAGAGAGAGGTCGGGGGCGGGCGGAAGGCCGAGGACTGGGGTCTGGGGATACTTGGAGGATTGGGGCTGGGAGGTGCCTAAGAGAAAGACTAGGACGTAGCTGGACGGGACTGGCGCCTGAGACCGCAGAGGGACGCAGGGCTGGTCTAGGAATAAGGATGGGATGGGGGCACTGGGGAGGGGATAGGCTTGGAGGAGAGACCAAAGCCAAGAGACGGAGGCAGAGGTCCTGAAAGAGACTGGATGGAAGCGAGGCAGGAGCCTGAGCAGAGAGGAAGAGTATAAATGGGGGCCAGGAAAGAGAGTGGGGGCGTGGCAAGGCGAAGGGGGAAGAAGGGTGACACCTGGGGTGAGACTTGGGCGGGCGGGGAGGAGTCTGGGTCTAGGAGAGATGCTACGGGTCCGTCTGGGGCCCAGGGAGAAGTAAGGAGTGGGGACACGGGAAGCCAAGGTCAGAGGAAAGGAatggaggggcagctgggggaggggctgggactgCAGgttggagagggggagggggcccCTGGGGGAGGAGGCTGAATCTGGGTAGCCCGTCAGACATGGGGCTAGCTGTAAGGATCTATCCTGGGGTCAGAAGTCACGGGATCAAAGGTGGATCATACTTGGGGTTCAGACTTGGGGGTGTGACCAGCGgtcccccaccccgctccccagCGCTGCCGGGAACTGCGGAACTTCTCCTCCCTGCGCGCCATCCTGTCCGCCCTGCAGTCTAACCCCATCTACCGGCTCAAGCGCAGCTGGGGTGCCCTGAGCCGGTGAGCAAGGGGCGGGGTGCTGGCGCGGTACTCCTTGCCCACCTCATGCCAGCTCTGACTCTCCCCGCGGCCACCCGTGACCCCTCTCCTGTACCCCCAGGGAACCGTTATCCACTTTCAGGAAACTTTCGCAGATTTTTTCCGATGAGAACAATCACCTCAGCAGCAGAGAGATTCTCTCCCAGGtacagaagggtgaggaccccTCAGATCCCGGGCCCAGGAAGGGGACCAGGGGCCCGGCAGGGCATTGCTTGTCATTGTCATAACATTCAGTGTCCTTTCCCTATGCCTCGAGAATGACCTTCCTCTTGTTTGTGGGCAGCCCTGCGTTTTTACTCCCTCTGCTGCCCTCATTATAGCTCACACTTGGTGGCtgccttatttattcattcaacaaataccagAGTTACTGAAGGCTAGAGTCAGagcaaagaggggaaaaaaaaaaaattctgctaagGACTTGactttgataagaaaaaaaaaaaaatgtgccaacAAGGTTCAGGGCATTTCTGGGGGATCTCCAGGTACAAGGATTTTCACCTGTGTTAAGGCCAGCCTTGGGGGCCAAGGCACCCACAAGCCCCACCTCCCATCATCCCCAGTGAGCCCTGCCCCCTGCTGCTTATCtgttctctccccctccctgttCACTCTCCCTTGGGTATGGCCTTTACAACTGCTTGTGATGGAGGCATCTTCCCCGAGGGAGGGGACAAAGAGAGCCCAGGACTGCTcagtccttccccttcccccaggagGAGGCTACCGAGGAGAATGCCcccccaggaagcctgccctCAGTGAGTGATGTGGTTTGGGATGAGGGACAAGCAGGAtcctgggtggggggtggagccTGGTGGGGTCGGTGATGGCTGAGAGTGACTGGAGCTCTGGGGGCCACAGAAACTGCCCCCAGGCCCCATCCCCTACCTTGGCACCTTTCTCACGGACCTGGTTATGCTGGATACAGCCCTGCCGGACATGCTGGAGGTCTGAGCCCTGACCCTTGACTCCTGACCCCAGCCTCACTCACCCTCAGCACAGAGGGCCTCCTGACCTCACACCCGTGACCCTGCCTTGTGCTCCTGACCCCAGCCCCCTTAGTGCGGTAGGGCTCCTGACATCCCAACCCCTGACCTTGACCCTTGATCCTTGACCCTGGAGGCTCCAGTTCAGACAAAATTTGCCCCCAGGGGGATCTCATCAACtttgagaagaggaggaaggtaaGTGGGCACTGGGGTGGgcatgctggggtggggggggcggtccAGGATGGGGGTTGAGCATGGATGGGGTCTCAGAGGCCACCCCCTCAGGAGTGGGAGATCCTGGCCCACATCCAGCAGCTGCAGAGGCGCTGTCAGAGCTACTGCCTGAGCTCCCACCTGCCCATCCTGGCTGCCCTGCGCACCCAGCGCCAGCTCAGCGAGGAGCAGAGGTGACCAACACGTGGCCTGGCCTGACCAACCTCCCACCCACTGACCCTGGGTCACACACTGGACCCACGTCCCCCGTGCACCTCTCCAGCTCCTCCTAAGACCCCCTTCCTGAGCCCTGACACCCCCCCACCCAGCCTGTCACCTTGCATTGTCTGCGGCCCAGTCGAGGGCCCCAGTTGACCTCTGACCCCAAACCTTAACCCATCTGACTTTCTGACTTCAACCTTTAACATGCAGCTGGCCATTCCATTCAACCATCTcatcttttctttccccccaCCTCTGGCCCTATCTGACCCATGACCCCATTCATAACCCCCATCTGACTCTCTGAGCCCAATCATTGACCCCCAATTCTGAGCAACTGACTCTTATGTCAGAGCATCCAACTCAACTGTCCCAatggtttcttttcattctactgAATCCATGATCCTAACAATTGACCTCAGTGATTATCTGACCTTGAACTCTATCCCCGACCCAATTTAACTCCTCAGTCCCACTCTGTAAACCCCTGTGTGACCTGCCAACCAAGCCATCTCATCCCATCCCTGATAAGACCCCACAGCTGTAATGGCCCTGACCCCAACATTGGGTGCCCACCCCCTGGCTGttcccacatacacacacccccaaaACCCAGCTCCCGACCGATTCTAACTCATTTCCCAACCCCCCCATCCCATCCGCATCTTGACCCCTCAGCTACCGCATCTCCCGGGTCATTGAGCCACCGGCCgcctcctgccccagctccccACGCGTCCGGCGGCGAATCAGCCTCACCAAGCGCCTCAGCGCGTGAGTCTCAGGGAGTATGTGGGGAGTGACGTGAGCAGAGATGGCATCTGCTCCTGGGACTGAGTCTGGGCTCAGCCTCATCCCCTGTCTCTATTTTCAGGAAGCTGTCCCGAGAGAGAGGCTCATCCCCTGGTGGGAGTCCCAGGGATCCCTCATCCTCCACCTCCAGGTCAGCATCCCATTTGGTAAAGGGGCTGGAGAGGACAGGATCAGAGATCAGGGCAGCCACCCCACTTCAGACTCTGTCTCCCCCAGTCTGTCCCCAGTGTCCCCCCCATCCAGTCCTAGAACGAGGGACCCTCCTCCCGGCAGTCCTCCGGCCTCTCCagggccccagggccccagcaccaAGGTACCAGGACTATGTGTACGTGTGGGACTGCCGGCACccggggctgtgtgtgtgtgtgtgtgtgtgtgtgtgtgtgtgtgtgtgtgtacaggatTTGGGGGCTAGGTATGTACACAGGAGACTATGCACACAGCTGGCTGAGCACTCTAGGGATATGTCCAGGAAGCCACGTGCATTTCCATGGCCCCGTTTGAGGGACTGTCCATGAGTTATGCTCAGATCTGGACCAGAGCTTCCACTTAGACACAAGGTACTCTGGGGTGCAATCACCCACTTTTGCACAGATACGCATTTTCCTAGGAATTTGCATACCTGGAGGGGAAATGTAGGCGTGAATATCCACAGTGTCCACAGGACCATGTGCAGGGTTTTTCATGGACATGGGCTTGTGCGTATCCCACAATTGTGAGCAAATGGGTGCAGTCGCTGCTCTCTGGTTACACAGGGTTTCTTGTGTGTGAACATGAGTCGTGTGTGAATTCATGTAACAGGGCGTGAAAGTCTGTATGTGATGGGATTGCATAGATGTGGGCTTGTGTATGTACCCTAATTGCATGTCCCAGGCTTGGGGTGTGCAGGAAGACGTGTTGCATACAATGAGGGCGGGGCCTCGTGCTCTCACCGCTCaacccccaccccactgcctaCAGCTGCCGCTGAGCCCAGACCTACCAGGCCCCTGGACCCTGGCCTTGCCCTTGAGTGGCCCTCACATCTCCCTCCCGGGGCAACAGGGCTCAGAGGCCTGCGTCGTCCGAGTCAGCATCGACAATGACCATGGAAATCTGTATCGGAGCATCCTGGTGAGGGGCTGTGCCCGGGACCTGCTGGTGGCAGCCCTGCCCTTGGGGCTTGGGCTGTCATCCCTCCCCTCTCGCCCTCTCTTCCCAGCTCACTAGTCAGGACAAGGCCTCCAGCGTGGTGCAGCGAGCCTTGGAAAAGCACAATGTGGCTCAGCCCTGGGCCCAGGACTATCAGCTCTTCCAAGCCCTTCCTGGGGACAGGGGTGAGCAGGGACAGCTTGGAGCcagagctgggggggggggcagcttCAGGAGGGGGGCGGCAGACTGACAGGGATGGTTCTGGTACAGAGTAGGGGTGAGATGAAGCAGGGTTGGGGTAAGAGGCAGAAAAATATTGGTACCTTCATTAGGTGGGGTCATGAGGTTGTCCTGTCTCCGTGTGAGGGAAGCGGGCACCAAAGGTGACTTCCTAGGATTTATGGGGAAATGAGAGTGTCCAGGGTCCAGTGGAGAGGGAGTGTAGAAGGTCATCCGGGCTTAAATGTGTAGAATCATGAGGTTATTCAGGCTCAACCTGGTGGAGCACAAGACTGAAGCAGGGTCTGGGCTTGGATCTGAGGGGAAATGAGTTTGTCCGGGCTCAGCATGGGGACTCTGAATTTGGCATAGGAGAGGGCCACATGGTACTGAAATCCAGGGTAGGGAAGCATGAGATCGTTCAGTGTACAGGTGAGTAGGAGGTTATCCAGTTTTcaagagggagaggcaggggcttccctggtggcgcaggggttgagagtccgcctgccgatgcaggggacacgggttcgtgccccggtccgggaggatcccacatgccgcggagcggctgggcccgtgagccatggccgctgagcctgcgcgtccggagcctgtgctccgcaacgggagaggccacaacagtgagaggcccgcgtaccgcaaaaaaaaaaaaagagggagaggcaacaggcaactatattcagtatcctgtgacaaaccataatcgaaaagaatatgaaaaagaataccgtataactgagtcactttgtggtacagaagaaattaacacaatattgtaaatcaactatacttcaattaaaaagttgtttaaatggagaaaaaaatgtaggaagaaaaaagagagagaggcaagagATTGAcatgctagggaattccctggcagtccagtggttagggctctgtgcttccactgcagggggcacgggttccgtccctggccggggaactaagatcccgcaagccccacagtgtggccaaaaaaaaaccagagagaaAGCGACACATTAAAGGGCATGATGTGAGGTTGGCTGGACATTAGGAAGGATACATGAGGTTGTTCACGTGCCAAGTGTGAGGTTTGTACAGGCTGGAAGTGGGAAGTCAGAAGTTGTCCAAGTTCATGGCGAGAGCAGCATGAACTTGGCTGGGAGTTGGctgtgggggaagggtgggatgGGCAGGAAGTTGATTGGGCTGGGTGGCCTGACTTTGTTCAAACTTGTAGTGCAGGTTGTCTAGACTCCAGGGGGAAATAACAGGAGGTAGCCCAGGTTCACggggttggaggtggggggagacatGAGGTTGTGCAGGCTTTGAGTGGGAAGTGGTCTAGGTTCACAAAGAGAGGAGGATGAGGTTGGCTTAGCACTAGCTGAAGGGACCCAAGGTTGTCAGGCTCCAAGGTGAATGGTGGAAGGTTACCTAGGTCCTTTGTGAGGGAAGTACGAGGTTGTGTGGGCCTTTCATCATCATCTCCGCCCCTGGTCAGAGCTCCTGATTCCTGACAATGCCAATGTCTTCTACGCAATGAGCCCAGCCGGCCCTGGAGACTTCGTGCTGCGGCGGAAGGAGGGGGCC
Protein-coding regions in this window:
- the RGL3 gene encoding ral guanine nucleotide dissociation stimulator-like 3 isoform X5; protein product: MERTTSKELALAPLQDWGEETEDGAVYSVSLRRQRSQRLSPGAGPRATQAPSPGADTFLHYRTSKVRALRAARLERLVRELVSGDREQDPGFVPAFLATHRAFVPTARVLDLLLPPPPPPLPPGVEIKKTEGRDLTFNNNLRAVVSVLGSWLRDYPQDFWDPPAHSDLGSVCTFLGWAAPSGAEAREAEKLLGDFLKNAEPQQEEEERSQTWAGHPGVAQIPRPDSPVGCLEEVEGLVREGPELLDFSVDDVAEQLTLMDAELFSRVRPFECLGSVWSQRDRPGATGTASTVRATVTQFNTVTGCVLGSVLGSPGLAAPQRAQRLEKWIRIAQRCRELRNFSSLRAILSALQSNPIYRLKRSWGALSREPLSTFRKLSQIFSDENNHLSSREILSQEEATEENAPPGSLPSGDLINFEKRRKEWEILAHIQQLQRRCQSYCLSSHLPILAALRTQRQLSEEQSYRISRVIEPPAASCPSSPRVRRRISLTKRLSAKLSRERGSSPGGSPRDPSSSTSSLSPVSPPSSPRTRDPPPGSPPASPGPQGPSTKLPLSPDLPGPWTLALPLSGPHISLPGQQGSEACVVRVSIDNDHGNLYRSILLTSQDKASSVVQRALEKHNVAQPWAQDYQLFQALPGDRELLIPDNANVFYAMSPAGPGDFVLRRKEGARRTTSVSPA